The Caballeronia sp. Lep1P3 genome window below encodes:
- a CDS encoding phosphatidylserine/phosphatidylglycerophosphate/cardiolipin synthase family protein, with translation MIFVRPRRSFKRLREALFSGRRPPRFCFTAGNDVRIFQGGVEFFPALIGRIDNARTSVSLETYIFANDDIGRAISDALVRAATRGVVVRVITDGIGTAGDLPMFAQWKEGGVDHRIYNPHLLFGPLGFSRTHRKLALIDDTYAFCGGINIVDDYDQNGTRLTEPRWDFAMEAQGPVVKDVRDAFELQWERIRLGVKPREPRRSNCEADAEPPKNRWSSRRALRARRRARLGEIHAVDQPCVAFVARDSLLNRRAIEKAYLRAMAHAEREVLLANPYFMPGRKLRRALVYAARRGVRVSLVIGRKEFVALDYATPFLYGNLLKHGVRIAEYEKTMLHGKVAVVDADWATIGSSNLDALSLVLNNEANMVLVNHPEIAQLHDAILQAFDEGRPIDEKHYASRPVTERILSWLAYNSYRVMMKMITIGQYD, from the coding sequence ATGATCTTTGTGCGTCCGCGGCGCAGCTTCAAGCGACTGCGTGAAGCGCTTTTTTCCGGACGGCGCCCGCCGCGCTTTTGCTTCACCGCGGGCAACGACGTCCGGATATTCCAGGGCGGCGTCGAGTTCTTTCCGGCGCTCATCGGCCGCATCGACAACGCGCGGACTTCCGTTTCGCTCGAAACCTACATCTTCGCCAACGACGACATCGGCCGCGCCATCTCCGATGCGCTCGTGCGCGCGGCCACGCGCGGCGTCGTCGTGCGCGTGATCACCGATGGCATCGGCACGGCGGGCGATCTGCCGATGTTCGCGCAGTGGAAGGAAGGCGGCGTCGATCATCGAATTTACAATCCGCATCTGCTGTTCGGGCCACTGGGCTTTTCGCGCACGCACCGCAAGCTCGCGCTGATCGACGACACTTACGCGTTCTGCGGCGGCATCAATATCGTCGACGACTACGACCAGAATGGCACGCGCCTCACGGAGCCGCGCTGGGACTTCGCGATGGAAGCGCAAGGGCCGGTTGTCAAGGACGTACGCGACGCGTTCGAGCTTCAGTGGGAGCGCATCCGGCTCGGCGTGAAACCGCGCGAGCCGCGTCGGTCGAACTGCGAAGCGGACGCCGAGCCGCCAAAGAACCGCTGGAGCTCGCGGCGCGCGCTGCGTGCGCGGCGCCGCGCGCGGCTCGGCGAGATTCACGCGGTCGATCAGCCTTGCGTCGCGTTCGTCGCGCGCGACAGTCTGCTGAACCGGCGCGCCATCGAAAAGGCGTATCTGCGCGCGATGGCGCACGCCGAGCGCGAAGTGCTGCTCGCCAATCCCTACTTCATGCCGGGCCGCAAACTGCGGCGCGCGCTCGTCTACGCGGCGCGGCGCGGCGTGCGCGTGTCGCTCGTGATCGGGCGCAAGGAGTTCGTCGCGCTCGATTACGCCACGCCTTTTCTCTACGGCAACCTGCTCAAGCACGGCGTGCGCATCGCCGAATACGAGAAAACGATGTTGCACGGCAAGGTCGCTGTCGTGGACGCGGACTGGGCGACCATCGGCTCATCGAACCTCGACGCGCTGTCGCTCGTCCTCAACAACGAGGCCAACATGGTCCTCGTCAATCACCCGGAAATCGCCCAATTGCACGACGCCATTCTCCAGGCCTTCGACGAAGGCCGCCCGATCGACGAAAAACACTATGCGTCGCGGCCTGTGACGGAGCGAATTCTGAGCTGGCTTGCGTACAACTCGTATCGCGTGATGATGAAGATGATCACCATCGGACAGTACGATTGA
- the aspS gene encoding aspartate--tRNA ligase: MSMRSEYCGLVTEAQLGQTVSLCGWVHRRRDHGGVIFIDLRDREGLVQVVCDPDRAEMFKVAEGVRNEFCVRVVGVVRGRPEGTVNANLTSGKIEVLCHELTVLNASVTPPFQLDDDNLSETTRLTHRVLDLRRPQMQKNLRLRYRVAMEVRKYLDAEGFIDIETPMLTKSTPEGARDYLVPSRVNAGQFFALPQSPQLFKQLLMVANFDRYYQITKCFRDEDLRADRQPEFTQIDCETSFLTEQEIRDLFENMIRHVFKETMDVALPEKFPVMLYSEAMRRFGSDKPDLRVKLEFADLTDAVRDVDFKVFSMPANSKDGRVAALRVPKGGELSRGDIDGYTEFVRIYGAKGLAWIKVNDKTKGRDGLQSPIVKNLHDAAVAAIMERTGAEDGDIIFFAADRAKVVNDSLGALRLKIGHSEFGKANGLIETGWKPLWVIDFPMFEYDEEENRHVAAHHPFTSPKDEHLEYLETDPGRCLAKAYDMVLNGWEIGGGSVRIFQEDVQSKVFRALKIGAEEARLKFGFLLDALQYGAPPHGGIAFGLDRIVTLMSGADSIRDVIAFPKTQRAQDLLTQAPSEVDERQLRELHIRLRQPEQKTQ; encoded by the coding sequence ATGTCGATGCGATCTGAATACTGCGGTCTGGTGACCGAAGCCCAACTGGGCCAAACCGTCTCGCTGTGCGGCTGGGTGCATCGCCGCCGCGACCACGGGGGCGTTATCTTCATCGACTTGCGAGATCGCGAAGGGCTCGTGCAGGTCGTCTGCGATCCGGATCGCGCCGAGATGTTCAAGGTGGCCGAGGGCGTGCGCAACGAGTTCTGCGTGCGCGTGGTCGGTGTCGTGCGCGGCCGTCCCGAGGGCACGGTCAACGCCAATCTGACGAGCGGCAAGATCGAAGTGCTGTGTCACGAACTCACGGTGCTGAACGCGTCGGTGACGCCGCCGTTCCAGCTCGACGACGACAACCTCTCCGAAACCACGCGCCTCACGCATCGCGTGCTGGACCTGCGCCGTCCGCAGATGCAGAAGAACCTGCGCCTGCGTTATCGCGTGGCGATGGAAGTGCGCAAGTATCTGGACGCAGAAGGCTTTATCGACATCGAAACGCCGATGCTCACGAAGAGCACGCCGGAAGGCGCGCGCGATTATCTCGTGCCGTCGCGCGTGAATGCCGGGCAGTTCTTCGCGCTGCCGCAATCGCCGCAACTGTTCAAGCAATTGTTGATGGTCGCGAACTTCGACCGTTACTACCAGATCACCAAGTGCTTCCGCGACGAAGACCTGCGCGCGGACCGTCAGCCGGAATTCACGCAGATCGACTGCGAAACGTCGTTCCTGACCGAGCAGGAAATCCGCGATCTGTTCGAAAACATGATCCGTCATGTGTTCAAGGAAACGATGGACGTGGCGCTGCCCGAGAAATTCCCGGTCATGCTGTATTCGGAAGCGATGCGCCGCTTCGGTTCGGACAAGCCCGACCTGCGCGTCAAGCTGGAATTCGCCGACCTGACCGACGCCGTTCGCGACGTCGACTTCAAGGTGTTCAGCATGCCGGCGAACTCGAAGGACGGCCGCGTCGCTGCGCTGCGCGTGCCGAAGGGCGGCGAGCTGTCGCGCGGGGATATCGACGGCTACACGGAATTCGTGCGCATCTACGGCGCGAAGGGCCTGGCGTGGATCAAGGTCAATGACAAGACGAAGGGCCGCGACGGTCTGCAAAGCCCGATCGTCAAGAATCTGCATGACGCGGCGGTCGCGGCGATCATGGAGCGCACCGGCGCGGAAGACGGCGACATCATTTTCTTCGCGGCGGATCGCGCGAAGGTCGTGAACGACAGCCTCGGCGCGCTGCGCCTGAAGATCGGCCATTCGGAGTTCGGCAAGGCGAACGGCCTCATCGAAACCGGCTGGAAGCCGCTGTGGGTCATCGACTTCCCGATGTTCGAGTACGACGAGGAAGAGAACCGCCACGTCGCCGCGCATCACCCGTTCACGAGCCCGAAGGACGAGCACCTCGAATACCTCGAAACCGATCCGGGCCGCTGTCTCGCGAAGGCCTACGACATGGTGCTGAACGGCTGGGAAATCGGCGGCGGGTCGGTGCGTATCTTCCAGGAAGACGTGCAGAGCAAGGTGTTCCGCGCGCTGAAGATCGGCGCGGAAGAAGCGCGTCTCAAGTTCGGCTTCCTGCTCGACGCGCTGCAGTACGGCGCGCCGCCGCACGGCGGTATCGCGTTCGGTCTGGACCGCATCGTCACGCTGATGTCGGGCGCCGATTCGATCCGCGACGTGATCGCCTTCCCGAAGACGCAGCGCGCGCAAGACCTGCTCACGCAAGCGCCGAGTGAAGTCGACGAGCGCCAGTTGCGCGAACTGCATATCCGTCTGCGTCAGCCCGAACAGAAGACGCAATAA
- a CDS encoding 3-hydroxyacyl-CoA dehydrogenase/enoyl-CoA hydratase family protein — MSTLNIRKVAVLGAGVMGAQIAAHLINARVPVLLFDLPAKEGAKNAIAIKAIENLKKLSPAPLGIKDDAHHIEPANYDDDIAKLAECDLVIEAIAERMDWKHDLYKKVAPHIAPHAIFASNTSGLSISELSNGFSDELKARFCGVHFFNPPRYMHLVELIPTRDTKPEILDQLETFLTSVIGKGVVRAKDTPNFIANRVGVFSILAVIAEAEKFGLRFDEVDDLTGARLGRAKSATFRTADVVGLDTMAHVIKTMQDNLPDDPFFDIYKTPPVLAELVKNGALGQKSGAGFYRKEGRAIKVLDPKTAQYVDGGAKADELVGRILKRAPAERFKLLRETDNKQAQFLWAIFRDVFHYIAVHLESIADNARDVDLAIRWGFGWNQGPFESWQAAGWQQIAKWVQEDIDAGRALSNAPLPAWVLDGPVAEKGVHTDEGSWSPAARRYEPRSTLPVYAKQVFRAPLVGETGADPKTYGKTLFETDSVRAWLDRDGADVVIVSFKTKMNTIGPGVLDGLTQAIELAEKEYRGVVIWQPTSLTLGAPGGPFSAGANLEEAMPAFMMGGAKGIEPFVRKFQQGMLRVKYASVPVVAAVSGIALGGGCELLLHSAKRVAHVESYIGLVEVGVGLVPAGGGLKEAALRAAEAASAVNATNDLLKFLQKPFENAAMAKVSGSALDARAMGYLKPSDTIVFNVHELLDIATKEARALADAGYRAPLRAKQIPVAGRSALSTIKASLVNMRDGRFISEHDFLIASRIAEVVCGGDVEGGSLVDEEWLLALERRAFVELLATQKTQERIMGMLQTGKPVRN; from the coding sequence TTGAGCACCCTGAACATCCGCAAAGTCGCCGTGCTCGGCGCCGGCGTAATGGGCGCGCAGATCGCCGCACATCTGATCAACGCCCGCGTGCCGGTCCTGCTATTCGATCTTCCCGCGAAGGAAGGCGCAAAGAACGCCATCGCGATAAAGGCGATCGAGAATCTGAAAAAGCTCTCGCCCGCGCCGCTAGGCATCAAGGACGACGCACACCACATCGAGCCCGCCAACTACGACGACGACATCGCGAAGCTCGCCGAATGCGATCTCGTCATCGAAGCGATCGCCGAGCGCATGGACTGGAAGCACGATCTCTACAAGAAAGTCGCGCCGCATATCGCGCCGCACGCCATCTTCGCGAGCAATACGTCGGGTCTGTCCATTAGCGAGTTGTCGAACGGCTTCTCCGACGAACTCAAGGCGCGTTTCTGCGGCGTGCATTTCTTCAATCCGCCGCGCTATATGCATCTCGTTGAACTCATTCCGACGCGCGATACCAAGCCCGAGATTCTCGACCAGCTCGAAACCTTCCTGACGAGCGTCATCGGAAAAGGCGTCGTGCGCGCGAAAGACACGCCGAATTTCATCGCGAATCGCGTCGGCGTGTTCTCGATTCTCGCGGTCATCGCCGAAGCCGAGAAGTTCGGCCTGCGGTTCGACGAAGTCGACGATCTCACCGGCGCGCGCCTCGGCCGCGCGAAGTCCGCGACGTTCCGCACCGCCGATGTCGTCGGTCTCGACACGATGGCGCACGTCATCAAGACCATGCAGGACAACCTGCCGGACGACCCGTTCTTCGACATCTACAAGACGCCGCCCGTGCTCGCAGAACTGGTGAAAAACGGCGCGCTCGGCCAGAAATCCGGCGCGGGCTTTTATCGCAAGGAAGGCCGCGCGATCAAGGTGCTCGACCCGAAGACCGCGCAATACGTCGATGGCGGCGCGAAAGCCGACGAACTCGTCGGGCGCATTCTCAAGCGGGCGCCCGCCGAGCGCTTCAAGCTCCTGCGCGAGACCGACAACAAGCAGGCGCAGTTTCTCTGGGCGATCTTCCGCGACGTGTTCCATTACATCGCGGTGCATCTCGAATCGATCGCGGATAACGCGCGCGATGTCGATCTCGCGATTCGCTGGGGCTTCGGCTGGAATCAGGGGCCGTTCGAAAGCTGGCAGGCCGCGGGCTGGCAGCAGATCGCGAAATGGGTGCAGGAAGACATCGACGCTGGCCGCGCGCTCTCGAACGCGCCGCTGCCCGCGTGGGTTCTGGATGGCCCCGTCGCGGAAAAAGGCGTGCACACGGACGAAGGATCGTGGTCGCCCGCCGCGCGCCGCTACGAGCCGCGCTCGACGTTGCCCGTCTACGCAAAGCAGGTGTTCCGCGCGCCGCTCGTCGGCGAGACGGGCGCCGATCCGAAGACTTACGGCAAGACGCTCTTCGAAACGGACAGCGTGCGCGCCTGGCTGGACCGCGACGGCGCCGATGTCGTGATCGTCTCGTTCAAGACGAAGATGAACACCATCGGCCCCGGCGTGCTCGACGGTCTCACGCAAGCCATCGAACTCGCGGAGAAGGAATATCGCGGCGTCGTCATCTGGCAGCCGACTTCGCTCACGCTCGGCGCGCCGGGCGGTCCGTTCTCGGCGGGCGCGAATCTCGAGGAAGCGATGCCCGCGTTCATGATGGGCGGCGCGAAAGGCATCGAGCCGTTCGTGAGGAAATTCCAGCAAGGCATGCTGCGCGTGAAGTACGCCAGCGTGCCGGTCGTGGCGGCGGTATCGGGCATCGCGCTCGGCGGCGGCTGCGAGTTGCTGCTGCATTCGGCCAAGCGCGTCGCGCACGTCGAAAGCTATATCGGGCTCGTCGAAGTGGGCGTCGGTCTCGTGCCGGCGGGTGGCGGTCTCAAGGAAGCGGCGTTGCGCGCGGCCGAAGCCGCGAGCGCCGTCAACGCGACAAACGACCTGCTCAAGTTCCTGCAGAAGCCGTTCGAGAACGCGGCGATGGCGAAAGTCTCCGGCTCCGCGCTCGACGCGCGCGCGATGGGCTATCTGAAGCCGTCGGACACGATCGTCTTCAACGTGCATGAACTGCTCGACATCGCGACGAAGGAAGCGCGCGCGCTCGCGGACGCCGGCTACCGGGCGCCGTTGCGCGCAAAGCAGATTCCGGTCGCGGGCCGGTCCGCGCTTTCGACGATCAAGGCGTCGCTCGTCAACATGCGCGATGGCCGCTTCATCAGCGAGCACGATTTCCTGATCGCGAGCCGCATCGCGGAAGTGGTGTGCGGCGGCGACGTGGAAGGAGGAAGTCTCGTCGACGAGGAATGGCTGCTCGCGCTCGAGCGCCGCGCGTTCGTCGAACTGCTCGCCACGCAGAAGACGCAGGAACGGATCATGGGCATGCTGCAGACCGGCAAGCCGGTGCGCAACTAA
- a CDS encoding DUF502 domain-containing protein: MTTKKTTLKTVFLTGLLVLVPLAITLWVLGLVIGTMDQTLLLLPSAWQPERFFGFHLPGLGAVLTLAFIFVVGLFTQNFVGQKLVGWWDAILRHIPVVGPLYTSVKQVSDTLLSSSGNAFRKALLIEYPRKGSYTIGFLTGIPGGDVLNHLKEDHVSVYVPTTPNPTSGFFLMMPKSEVVELDMTVDAALKYIVSMGVVAPAPSVPLSAVAPARRPTEPPM; the protein is encoded by the coding sequence GTGACCACGAAAAAGACTACGCTGAAAACCGTGTTCCTCACCGGCCTCCTCGTGCTGGTGCCGCTTGCCATCACGCTGTGGGTGCTCGGCCTCGTGATCGGGACCATGGATCAGACGCTGCTCCTTTTGCCGTCCGCATGGCAGCCGGAGCGCTTCTTCGGTTTCCATCTGCCGGGCCTGGGCGCTGTGCTGACGCTCGCGTTCATCTTCGTCGTCGGGCTGTTCACGCAGAATTTCGTCGGGCAGAAGCTCGTCGGCTGGTGGGACGCCATCCTTCGCCACATTCCGGTCGTCGGCCCGCTCTACACGAGCGTCAAGCAGGTGTCGGACACGCTGCTTTCGTCGAGCGGCAATGCGTTTCGCAAGGCGCTGCTAATCGAATATCCGCGCAAGGGCTCGTACACGATCGGGTTTTTGACCGGCATTCCCGGCGGCGACGTGCTAAACCATCTGAAGGAAGACCATGTGAGCGTCTATGTGCCGACGACGCCCAACCCCACATCCGGCTTCTTTCTGATGATGCCAAAAAGCGAAGTCGTCGAACTGGACATGACCGTCGACGCCGCACTGAAGTACATCGTTTCGATGGGCGTGGTTGCCCCCGCTCCGAGCGTGCCGCTGTCGGCGGTCGCGCCCGCCCGCCGCCCCACCGAACCGCCGATGTAA
- a CDS encoding TetR/AcrR family transcriptional regulator produces the protein MRKGEQTRAAILDAALDLASRDGLEGLTIGLLAERMQMSKSGVFAHFGSREDLQVEVVREYHRRFEDEVFFPSLREARGLPRLRAMMSRWMEKRIEEVTTGCIYISGAVEYDDRAASAVREQLVSSVTTWREALLRAIRQSKEEGHLKADTDPQLMLFELYSFTLGLHHDARFLHLPGAVQLMRDALEKTIVSYQASDSSGDGSAREVGEPGPHAAASATTNLTSHQTGSR, from the coding sequence ATGCGAAAAGGCGAACAGACGCGGGCCGCGATTCTCGACGCAGCGTTGGATCTGGCGAGCCGCGACGGGCTGGAGGGACTCACCATCGGCCTTCTGGCCGAGCGGATGCAGATGAGCAAGAGCGGGGTCTTCGCGCATTTCGGCTCGCGCGAGGACTTGCAGGTGGAAGTGGTGCGCGAGTACCACCGCCGGTTCGAGGACGAAGTGTTTTTCCCGAGTCTGCGCGAGGCGCGCGGCCTGCCGCGATTGCGGGCCATGATGAGCCGCTGGATGGAAAAGCGCATCGAGGAAGTGACCACCGGCTGCATCTATATCAGCGGCGCAGTGGAGTATGACGACCGGGCGGCGAGCGCGGTGCGCGAGCAACTCGTCAGCAGCGTGACCACCTGGCGCGAGGCGCTTTTGCGGGCGATACGCCAGTCGAAGGAAGAAGGGCATCTGAAAGCGGACACGGACCCGCAACTGATGCTCTTCGAGTTGTACAGCTTTACGCTCGGCCTGCATCACGACGCGCGCTTCCTGCATTTGCCCGGAGCGGTGCAACTGATGCGGGACGCGCTGGAAAAGACGATCGTTTCATATCAGGCGTCGGACTCGTCTGGCGATGGCAGCGCGCGCGAAGTCGGCGAGCCTGGCCCGCACGCAGCCGCGAGTGCGACCACGAATTTAACTTCGCATCAAACCGGCAGCCGTTAG
- a CDS encoding acyl-CoA dehydrogenase C-terminal domain-containing protein, with amino-acid sequence MGQYAAPLRDMQFVLHELLNVEAELKRMPKHAELDADTINQVLEEAGKFCSEVVFPLNQSGDREGCTYEGDGVVKTPSGFREAYRQYVEAGWPALGCDPEYGGQGLPAFVNNALYEMLNSANQAWTMYPGLSHGAYECLHAHGTPEQKSVYLPKLVEGVWTGTMCLTEPQCGTDLGILRTKAEPNSDGSYALTGTKIFISSGEHDMAENIVHLVLARLPGAPAGTKGISLFIVPKFVPDASGAPGERNGIKCGSIEHKMGIHGNATCVMNLDGAKGWLVGEANKGLNAMFVMMNAARLGVGMQGLGLTEVAYQNSLAYAKERLQMRSLTGPKAPDKPADPIIVHPDVRRMLLTQKAYAEAGRAFAYWAALNIDKELSHEDETVRREAADFVALLTPVIKAFLTDNAFEGTNLAMQIYGGHGFISEWGMEQYVRDARINMIYEGTNSIQALDLLGRKILGDMGAKLKRFGKLVTDFVEEEGVKPEMQEFINPLADIGDKVQKLTMEIGMKAMQNPDEVGAAAVPYLRTVGHLVFSYFWARMARIALDHRDSGDAFYAAKLATARFYFAKLLPETASCIRAARAGVGVLMEFDEGWF; translated from the coding sequence ATGGGACAGTACGCCGCCCCTTTGCGCGACATGCAGTTCGTGCTGCACGAACTGCTAAACGTCGAAGCCGAACTGAAGCGCATGCCGAAGCATGCCGAGCTGGACGCGGACACCATCAATCAGGTGCTCGAGGAAGCCGGCAAGTTCTGCTCCGAAGTCGTGTTCCCGCTTAACCAGAGCGGCGACCGCGAGGGCTGCACGTATGAAGGCGACGGCGTCGTTAAGACGCCGTCGGGCTTCAGGGAGGCGTATCGCCAATATGTGGAGGCGGGCTGGCCCGCGCTCGGCTGCGATCCCGAATATGGCGGGCAAGGGCTGCCCGCGTTCGTCAACAACGCGCTCTACGAGATGCTGAATTCGGCGAATCAGGCCTGGACGATGTACCCGGGCCTGTCGCACGGCGCATACGAGTGCCTGCACGCGCATGGCACGCCGGAGCAGAAATCGGTTTATCTGCCGAAGCTCGTCGAGGGCGTGTGGACCGGTACGATGTGCCTGACCGAGCCGCAGTGCGGCACCGACCTCGGCATTCTGCGCACGAAGGCCGAACCCAATTCCGACGGTTCTTACGCGCTCACCGGCACGAAGATTTTCATCTCGAGCGGCGAGCACGACATGGCCGAGAACATCGTCCATCTGGTGCTCGCGCGTCTGCCGGGCGCGCCGGCGGGCACGAAGGGCATTTCGCTTTTCATCGTGCCGAAATTCGTGCCGGACGCGAGCGGCGCGCCGGGCGAACGCAACGGCATCAAGTGCGGCTCGATCGAGCACAAGATGGGAATCCACGGCAACGCGACGTGCGTGATGAATCTGGACGGCGCGAAGGGCTGGCTCGTCGGCGAGGCGAACAAGGGCTTGAATGCCATGTTCGTGATGATGAACGCGGCGCGCCTGGGCGTCGGCATGCAGGGCCTCGGGCTGACGGAAGTCGCGTATCAGAACTCGCTCGCCTACGCGAAAGAGCGCTTGCAGATGCGCTCGCTCACGGGTCCGAAGGCGCCGGACAAGCCTGCCGATCCGATCATCGTGCATCCGGACGTGCGTCGCATGCTGCTCACGCAGAAAGCGTATGCCGAAGCCGGCCGCGCATTCGCGTATTGGGCGGCGCTCAATATCGACAAGGAGCTGTCGCACGAAGACGAAACGGTGCGCCGTGAGGCGGCGGATTTCGTTGCGCTTCTGACGCCGGTGATCAAGGCGTTCCTGACGGATAACGCATTCGAGGGCACCAATCTCGCGATGCAGATTTACGGCGGCCACGGCTTCATTTCCGAATGGGGCATGGAGCAATATGTCCGCGATGCGCGCATCAACATGATTTACGAGGGTACGAATTCGATTCAGGCGCTGGACCTGCTCGGCCGCAAGATTCTCGGCGACATGGGCGCGAAGCTGAAGCGCTTCGGCAAGCTCGTGACGGATTTCGTCGAAGAGGAAGGCGTCAAGCCGGAGATGCAGGAGTTCATCAATCCGCTCGCGGATATCGGCGATAAGGTGCAGAAACTCACGATGGAAATCGGCATGAAGGCGATGCAGAACCCCGACGAAGTGGGCGCTGCCGCTGTGCCTTATTTGCGCACCGTCGGGCATCTGGTGTTTTCGTATTTCTGGGCGCGGATGGCGCGGATCGCGCTCGATCATCGCGATTCCGGCGATGCGTTCTATGCCGCGAAGCTCGCTACTGCGCGGTTTTATTTCGCCAAGTTGTTGCCGGAGACGGCTTCTTGTATTCGCGCTGCGCGCGCGGGCGTTGGGGTGTTGATGGAATTTGATGAGGGGTGGTTTTAA
- the nudB gene encoding dihydroneopterin triphosphate diphosphatase — MQKPPKIPESVLVVIHTPDLDVLIIERADHPGFWQSVTGSKDRIDEPLEETAAREVQEETGIVVGSPLVPQGALLNWHHSIEYEIYPQWRHRYAEGITHNTEHQFSLCVPHCLEVTLAPREHTSHLWLPLREAADRCFSWSNREAILQLPERLAAHSR; from the coding sequence ATGCAGAAGCCACCCAAAATTCCCGAGTCGGTGTTGGTCGTGATTCATACGCCGGACCTCGACGTGCTGATCATCGAGCGGGCGGATCATCCGGGCTTCTGGCAGTCGGTGACGGGTTCGAAGGACCGCATCGACGAGCCGCTGGAAGAAACGGCCGCGCGCGAAGTGCAGGAAGAGACGGGCATTGTCGTCGGCAGTCCGCTCGTGCCGCAGGGCGCGCTTCTGAACTGGCATCACAGCATTGAGTACGAGATTTATCCGCAGTGGCGGCACCGTTACGCCGAAGGTATCACGCACAACACCGAACACCAGTTCAGCCTGTGCGTGCCGCACTGTCTGGAAGTGACGCTCGCGCCGCGCGAACACACGTCGCATCTCTGGCTGCCGTTGCGCGAAGCCGCCGACCGGTGTTTCTCGTGGTCCAACCGCGAAGCGATCCTGCAATTGCCCGAGCGCCTCGCGGCGCATAGCCGATGA
- a CDS encoding methyltransferase: MSDPNNAQVPSFDNRDPNSPGFWDERFDEGFTPWDQAGVPDAFGSFVATLAGPRAKNVLIPGCGSAYEARYLVERGASVRAIDFSPSAVAAARAQLGAHANVVEEADFFAYQPPFTPDWIYERAFLCALPKARWADYATRMAALLQPGALLAGFFFIGATPKGPPFGIERGELDALLARDFELIEDREVSGSIPVFAGRERWMTWRRA; the protein is encoded by the coding sequence ATGAGCGATCCGAACAACGCGCAAGTTCCGTCTTTCGACAACCGCGATCCCAATTCGCCCGGTTTCTGGGACGAGCGCTTCGACGAGGGCTTCACGCCGTGGGATCAGGCGGGCGTGCCGGATGCGTTCGGGTCGTTCGTTGCGACGCTCGCCGGGCCGCGCGCCAAGAACGTGCTGATTCCCGGCTGCGGCAGCGCCTACGAAGCGCGATATCTTGTCGAGCGCGGCGCGAGCGTGCGTGCGATCGATTTCTCGCCGAGCGCGGTCGCGGCGGCGCGGGCGCAACTGGGCGCGCATGCGAACGTCGTCGAAGAGGCCGATTTCTTCGCCTATCAGCCGCCTTTCACGCCGGACTGGATCTACGAGCGGGCATTTCTGTGCGCGCTGCCAAAAGCGCGCTGGGCCGACTATGCAACGCGCATGGCCGCGCTGCTGCAGCCGGGCGCGCTGCTCGCCGGCTTCTTTTTCATCGGCGCGACGCCCAAAGGCCCGCCGTTCGGCATCGAGCGCGGCGAACTCGATGCACTGCTCGCGCGCGATTTCGAATTGATCGAGGACCGCGAAGTGAGCGGCTCGATTCCGGTTTTCGCTGGCCGGGAGCGCTGGATGACCTGGCGGCGCGCTTGA
- a CDS encoding FmdB family zinc ribbon protein — MPIYAYRCASCGHEKDVLQKLSDAPLTQCPACGKDAFSKQVTAAGFQLKGSGWYVTDFRGGSNNGAPAAKPGESAPSASGNSNSGDSASAGGAASSDAPKTESAAPAAGASAPAAPSSAA, encoded by the coding sequence ATGCCGATTTACGCATACCGCTGCGCATCCTGCGGCCACGAAAAAGACGTGCTCCAAAAGTTGAGCGACGCACCGCTCACGCAATGTCCCGCCTGCGGAAAAGACGCGTTTTCCAAGCAAGTCACCGCGGCAGGTTTCCAGTTGAAGGGCTCCGGCTGGTATGTCACCGATTTCCGCGGCGGCAGCAACAACGGAGCGCCGGCGGCGAAGCCGGGCGAGAGCGCCCCGTCTGCCTCAGGCAATTCGAATTCCGGCGATAGCGCGAGCGCAGGCGGCGCGGCATCGTCCGATGCGCCGAAGACCGAAAGCGCCGCACCCGCCGCTGGCGCGTCGGCTCCGGCAGCGCCTTCGAGCGCGGCCTGA